The proteins below come from a single Cannabis sativa cultivar Pink pepper isolate KNU-18-1 chromosome 3, ASM2916894v1, whole genome shotgun sequence genomic window:
- the LOC115711514 gene encoding pentatricopeptide repeat-containing protein At1g62720 produces the protein MLLCESSIVRQSSKILKHGLNLVKFSCTNALRDYDVIKGNNVNYSDHKDLQFRMQSYAKSGHLSEALYTLDSMKEMSGKPIIYDYNALIYYFFKSSNAPLPKQAFVELYHSMKKFGPPNASTFNTLINGMLSRDYLEDSYIIAEEMFACGFTPSFTTLSKILKKMLEAGSLVDSLDVFKFMLRLDYNLTESSLNLLISKLKKACMLREAFQVSSLLLHKGHIYGSYVYNSILWAFCRSGQCSIALKLFCLMKKKGIVHNICSYTALIYGFGRECRWQDILCCLDEMRSCGCMPNVITYTTLIKLFCDNGKIEEALDVLVMMEREGCEADLITYNVILRELCLQDRFQDIARIFLLIDQKGFSYDSYTYASLGGSLLKRGKIDIAYRLLSDLISMRFTLDVVVYNIFFHCLCHKNKSDKALSSLKNMTERGFMPNNVSYNTIIKGFCMENKVQEALELLDCFEWGANGPDLVSLNAILSAACKEGNSSLIQRVLCRMRNEHLQLNGVSYVSLIQYFARLGKSSQCLKLLDDMMCNELKFNQITFNLLLHKLCHNGLVKMAWKLFEHLKNKGFILDMISYNVLIDAFVKEGNDVLVEQLLKDMYFQGLKPDLCTYRFLVRGVIKKGKISVALQLRDQMLDEGIMPSVEIYNTIMGAMFWRGHFGEILSLFKAMEMEGCGPNEITYEILHRAIYKCQVN, from the coding sequence ATGCTTCTCTGTGAAAGTTCTATAGTCAGGCAGTCGAGCAAAATTTTGAAGCATGGTCTTAATTTGGTGAAGTTTTCTTGTACAAATGCACTTAGAGATTATGATGTCATAAAAGGGAACAATGTGAATTATTCTGACCATAAAGATTTGCAGTTTAGGATGCAGAGTTATGCGAAATCCGGCCATTTGAGTGAAGCTCTGTATACCTTGGATTCCATGAAAGAAATGAGTGGGAAGCCAATTATTTATGACTATAATGCTTTGATATACTATTTCTTTAAATCATCGAATGCACCATTGCCAAAGCAGGCCTTTGTTGAGCTATATCATTCCATGAAAAAGTTTGGTCCTCCTAATGCATCAACTTTTAATACCCTTATCAATGGGATGCTATCTCGTGATTACTTAGAAGATAGCTACATTATTGCTGAAGAAATGTTTGCTTGTGGGTTTACGCCTTCATTTACGACCTTGTCTAAGATATTGAAGAAAATGTTGGAGGCAGGGAGTTTAGTTGATTCACTTGATGTATTCAAGTTTATGCTAAGATTGGACTATAACCTGACCGAAAGCAGCTTAAATTTATTGATCTCTAAGCTTAAAAAAGCTTGTATGCTTAGGGAGGCATTTCAAGTGAGCTCTCTTCTTCTGCATAAGGGTCACATTTATGGTTCTTATGTTTATAATTCGATTCTATGGGCTTTTTGTAGATCAGGTCAGTGTTCCATTGctctaaaattattttgtttgatGAAGAAAAAGGGCATTGTACATAACATCTGCTCTTACACTGCATTAATTTATGGATTTGGTAGAGAATGTCGATGGCAAGATATTCTATGTTGTTTAGATGAAATGAGAAGTTGTGGGTGTATGCCCAATGTAATAACATACACCACATTGATAAAGTTGTTTTGTGATAATGGTAAGATTGAAGAGGCATTAGATGTGTTGGTTATGATGGAAAGAGAAGGGTGTGAAGCAGACTTGATTACATACAATGTTATTCTTCGTGAGCTTTGTCTTCAAGATAGATTTCAAGATATAGCTCGGATCTTCCTGTTGATTGATCAAAAAGGGTTTTCCTACGATTCATATACATATGCTTCTTTGGGTGGAAGTCTACTAAAAAGGGGTAAGATTGATATTGCTTACAGGCTGTTGTCTGATTTGATTTCAATGCGCTTTACTTTGGACGTGgttgtatataatattttcttccattgtttaTGTCATAAGAATAAGTCAGATAAAGCATTGTCTTCATTGAAGAATATGACAGAAAGAGGCTTTATGCCTAACAATGTTTCATATAACACAATTATAAAGGGTTTTTGTATGGAGAACAAGGTCCAGGAAGCTTTGGAACTATTAGATTGCTTTGAGTGGGGTGCAAATGGGCCTGACCTGGTTTCCCTTAATGCAATTTTGTCTGCTGCATGCAAAGAGGGCAACTCTTCCTTGATCCAACGGGTTTTGTGTCGAATGAGAAATGAGCATCTTCAGCTTAATGGTGTAAGTTATGTTAGTTTGATTCAATACTTTGCTAGGTTAGGAAAATCCTCTCAGTGTTTGAAGTTATTGGATGACATGATGTGCAATGAGCtgaaattcaaccaaataaCTTTTAACTTGCTTCTTCACAAATTGTGCCATAATGGGTTAGTCAAAATGGCTTGGAAGCTTTTTGAACATCTCAAAAATAAAGGATTTATACTTGATATGATCTCATACAATGTTCTCATAGACGCTTTTGTAAAAGAGGGTAACGATGTGTTGGTGGAGCAGCTGTTGAAGGACATGTATTTTCAGGGACTAAAACCAGATCTTTGTACCTACAGATTTTTAGTTAGAGGTGTTATCAAGAAAGGGAAGATATCTGTTGCCCTCCAGCTGAGAGATCAGATGTTAGATGAAGGGATTATGCCAAGTGTAGAAATTTACAACACCATAATGGGGGCAATGTTCTGGAGAGGCCATTTTGGTGAAATTCTCTCTTTGTTTAAAGCTATGGAAATGGAAGGTTGTGGACCTAATGAGATAACTTATGAGATTCTTCATAGAGCAATTTATAAATGTCAGGTGAACTGA
- the LOC115711391 gene encoding AP2-like ethylene-responsive transcription factor At2g41710 isoform X2 — MMASSSSDPGLKPESSSGGGGGGETSEAVIANDQLLLYRGLKKAKKERGCTAKERISKMPPCAAGKRSSIYRGVTRHRWTGRYEAHLWDKSTWNQNQNKKGKQGAYDDEEAAARAYDLAALKYWGPGTLINFPVTDYARDLEEMQNVSREEYLASLRRKSSGFSRGISKYRALSSRWEPSFGRMAGSEYLSSIHYGPGDDLATDSEFVGSLCFERKIDFTNYIKWWGPNKNRQGEASVKSSEDAKFGCVGDLGGELKPLEWAVKTTEPYQMPRLGVSPEGKQHKTSKVSALSILSRSPAYKSLQEKASKKEETNVENDENKNKNTMSKLDYGKAIEKSTNHDGASDRYGAELGMSGGLSLQRNINMFPLSPLLNAPLLTNYNTIDPLVDPIIWTSLAPVLPGGLSRTSEVTKTETSSSFSLYQQGE; from the exons ATGATggcttcttcttcctctgatcctGGTTTAAAGCCGGAATCTAGTTCCGGTGGCGGTGGTGGAGGAGAGACTTCGGAGGCTGTGATTGCGAATGATCAGCTTTTGTTATACAGAGGATTGAAAAAAGCGAAGAAAGAAAGGGGTTGTACGGCCAAAGAGAGAATCAGTAAAATGCCTCCATGTGCTGCTGGAAAAAGGAGCTCCATTTACCGTGGAGTTACCAG GCATAGATGGACTGGTCGTTATGAAGCTCATCTTTGGGATAAAAGTActtggaaccaaaaccagaatAAGAAGGGAAAGCAAG GGGCTTATGATGATGAGGAGGCTGCTGCTCGAGCTTATGATCTTGCTGCCTTAAAATATTGGGGTCCTGGTACTCTAATTAACTTTCCA GTCACAGATTACGCGAGGGATCTTGAAGAAATGCAAAATGTTTCGCGAGAGGAATACCTTGCATCTCTTCGAAG AAAGAGTAGCGGTTTCTCAAGAGGAATCTCTAAATACCGTGCGCTTTCAAG TCGATGGGAACCATCATTTGGTCGTATGGCCGGATCTGAGTACCTTAGCAGCATACATTATG GTCCAGGGGATGATCTAGCAACAGATAGTGAATTTGTAGGTAGTTTATGCTTTGAAAGAAAGATCGATTTCACAAATTATATCAAGTGGTGGGGTCCAAACAAAAATCGTCAAGGAGAAGCTAGTGTTAAATCATCTGAAGATGCTAAATTTGGTTGTGTTGGAGATCTTGGAGGTGAGCTTAAACCATTAGAATGGGCAGTCAAGACTACAGAACCATACCAGATGCCTCGGTTAGGGGTGTCTCCTGAAGGAAAACAGCATAAAACTTCGAAAGTGTCTGCCTTGAGCATCTTATCGCGGTCACCAGCATACAAGAGCTTGCAAGAGAAAGCATCGAAAAAAGAAGAAACCAATGTAGAAAATGATgagaacaaaaacaaaaatactaTGAGTAAATTGGACTATGGCAAAGCGATTGAGAAGTCTACTAATCACGATGGGGCGAGTGACAGATATGGCGCTGAATTAGGAATGAGCGGAGGATTGTCTCTGCAGAGAAATATAAATATGTTCCCGTTGTCTCCCCTTTTGAATGCGCCACTGCTGACCAATTACAACACCATCGATCCATTAGTCGATCCTATAATTTGGACATCGCTTGCTCCTGTTCTTCCAGGTGGACTTTCTCGTACATCTGAG GTTACTAAGACTGAGACCAGTTCATCGTTCTCTTTATATCAGCAAGGAGAATAA
- the LOC115711391 gene encoding AP2-like ethylene-responsive transcription factor At2g41710 isoform X1, producing the protein MMASSSSDPGLKPESSSGGGGGGETSEAVIANDQLLLYRGLKKAKKERGCTAKERISKMPPCAAGKRSSIYRGVTRHRWTGRYEAHLWDKSTWNQNQNKKGKQVYLGAYDDEEAAARAYDLAALKYWGPGTLINFPVTDYARDLEEMQNVSREEYLASLRRKSSGFSRGISKYRALSSRWEPSFGRMAGSEYLSSIHYGPGDDLATDSEFVGSLCFERKIDFTNYIKWWGPNKNRQGEASVKSSEDAKFGCVGDLGGELKPLEWAVKTTEPYQMPRLGVSPEGKQHKTSKVSALSILSRSPAYKSLQEKASKKEETNVENDENKNKNTMSKLDYGKAIEKSTNHDGASDRYGAELGMSGGLSLQRNINMFPLSPLLNAPLLTNYNTIDPLVDPIIWTSLAPVLPGGLSRTSEVTKTETSSSFSLYQQGE; encoded by the exons ATGATggcttcttcttcctctgatcctGGTTTAAAGCCGGAATCTAGTTCCGGTGGCGGTGGTGGAGGAGAGACTTCGGAGGCTGTGATTGCGAATGATCAGCTTTTGTTATACAGAGGATTGAAAAAAGCGAAGAAAGAAAGGGGTTGTACGGCCAAAGAGAGAATCAGTAAAATGCCTCCATGTGCTGCTGGAAAAAGGAGCTCCATTTACCGTGGAGTTACCAG GCATAGATGGACTGGTCGTTATGAAGCTCATCTTTGGGATAAAAGTActtggaaccaaaaccagaatAAGAAGGGAAAGCAAG TGTACTTGG GGGCTTATGATGATGAGGAGGCTGCTGCTCGAGCTTATGATCTTGCTGCCTTAAAATATTGGGGTCCTGGTACTCTAATTAACTTTCCA GTCACAGATTACGCGAGGGATCTTGAAGAAATGCAAAATGTTTCGCGAGAGGAATACCTTGCATCTCTTCGAAG AAAGAGTAGCGGTTTCTCAAGAGGAATCTCTAAATACCGTGCGCTTTCAAG TCGATGGGAACCATCATTTGGTCGTATGGCCGGATCTGAGTACCTTAGCAGCATACATTATG GTCCAGGGGATGATCTAGCAACAGATAGTGAATTTGTAGGTAGTTTATGCTTTGAAAGAAAGATCGATTTCACAAATTATATCAAGTGGTGGGGTCCAAACAAAAATCGTCAAGGAGAAGCTAGTGTTAAATCATCTGAAGATGCTAAATTTGGTTGTGTTGGAGATCTTGGAGGTGAGCTTAAACCATTAGAATGGGCAGTCAAGACTACAGAACCATACCAGATGCCTCGGTTAGGGGTGTCTCCTGAAGGAAAACAGCATAAAACTTCGAAAGTGTCTGCCTTGAGCATCTTATCGCGGTCACCAGCATACAAGAGCTTGCAAGAGAAAGCATCGAAAAAAGAAGAAACCAATGTAGAAAATGATgagaacaaaaacaaaaatactaTGAGTAAATTGGACTATGGCAAAGCGATTGAGAAGTCTACTAATCACGATGGGGCGAGTGACAGATATGGCGCTGAATTAGGAATGAGCGGAGGATTGTCTCTGCAGAGAAATATAAATATGTTCCCGTTGTCTCCCCTTTTGAATGCGCCACTGCTGACCAATTACAACACCATCGATCCATTAGTCGATCCTATAATTTGGACATCGCTTGCTCCTGTTCTTCCAGGTGGACTTTCTCGTACATCTGAG GTTACTAAGACTGAGACCAGTTCATCGTTCTCTTTATATCAGCAAGGAGAATAA